One Bacteroidota bacterium genomic region harbors:
- a CDS encoding FtsX-like permease family protein gives MKNTLIYKLLHFEDLSLAFRYVMGNLLRSILTILVIVFGIMSLVGMLTAIDGLKSSLLSNFSQLGSNSFSISDINYFASENGRPVQYPKISHRDIRIFKERYTNKAIVSANYTASQSAIVKFKSNKTNPRIRVIGTDENYFVSSSLNIDEGRNFNHIETQYGANVVILGSGLKRELFGNANAMGKVVTSGSGKYKVIGILEKKGATFGMSYDHIFIVPMKAARKNFASQNESYTLGVQVSSYEKLDVAVNEAIAIFRMVRQLKPKDENNFDLQKSDNLINIITKQLRAITIVTLVISLITLISSAVALMNIMLVSVKERIREIGTMKALGATVDNVKRQFLSEALIVSQIGSAFGIVFGIAIGNLFASKMGSEFVIPWGWVIFAVIMSIVVGITAGYYPAVKAARMDPIDALRHE, from the coding sequence ATGAAGAATACATTAATATATAAGTTACTTCATTTCGAAGACCTATCGCTTGCATTCAGATATGTAATGGGTAATTTGTTGAGAAGTATTCTTACCATTTTGGTTATCGTTTTTGGCATCATGTCGCTTGTTGGCATGTTAACAGCTATTGATGGATTAAAAAGCTCCCTATTAAGTAATTTCTCTCAATTGGGTTCAAATAGTTTTTCAATCAGCGATATTAATTATTTTGCTTCCGAAAATGGCCGCCCTGTTCAATATCCAAAAATAAGCCATCGCGACATTCGTATTTTTAAAGAACGTTATACGAATAAAGCTATCGTTTCTGCTAATTATACAGCCTCACAAAGTGCAATTGTGAAATTTAAATCAAATAAAACAAATCCACGAATACGCGTTATTGGAACAGATGAGAACTATTTTGTAAGCTCTTCGCTAAACATTGATGAAGGCAGAAACTTCAATCACATCGAAACCCAATACGGAGCCAATGTTGTTATTTTGGGAAGTGGATTAAAAAGAGAATTATTTGGAAATGCAAATGCCATGGGAAAGGTTGTTACATCGGGTTCAGGAAAGTATAAGGTTATTGGGATACTTGAAAAAAAGGGAGCAACTTTCGGCATGTCTTATGACCATATTTTTATCGTCCCAATGAAGGCAGCCAGAAAAAATTTCGCTTCACAAAATGAATCTTATACATTAGGCGTTCAGGTTTCCAGTTATGAAAAACTGGATGTTGCTGTTAATGAAGCAATCGCTATTTTCCGTATGGTTAGGCAATTAAAACCAAAAGATGAGAATAATTTTGATTTGCAAAAAAGCGACAACCTAATCAATATCATTACCAAGCAACTTCGGGCAATAACCATTGTTACATTAGTTATTAGTTTAATCACTTTAATCAGCTCAGCAGTAGCATTAATGAATATAATGCTCGTTTCAGTTAAAGAACGAATTCGGGAAATTGGAACTATGAAAGCACTGGGTGCAACTGTTGATAATGTAAAAAGACAATTTCTATCTGAAGCACTGATAGTCAGTCAAATAGGCTCTGCTTTTGGAATTGTATTTGGCATAGCTATAGGGAATCTATTTGCCAGCAAAATGGGTAGCGAATTTGTCATACCATGGGGTTGGGTAATTTTTGCAGTTATTATGAGTATTGTCGTTGGCATTACTGCAGGTTATTATCCCGCAGTGAAGGCTGCGCGCATGGACCCCATCGATGCATTGAGACATGAGTAA
- a CDS encoding response regulator transcription factor has protein sequence MKILVCEDDLIILKMLELKLSREEYDVHIAHDGREAKELLNKNEYELILTDIMMPFIGGTELVNYIRTELKSDVPIIVLSGLHDEDTILKAFDLGIDDYIIKPFSPNELSIRMKRVIRRK, from the coding sequence ATGAAAATACTTGTATGCGAGGATGATTTAATTATCCTTAAAATGTTAGAATTAAAACTGTCGCGTGAGGAGTATGATGTTCATATTGCTCACGATGGTCGGGAAGCAAAGGAATTATTGAATAAAAATGAATACGAACTGATTCTTACAGATATTATGATGCCCTTTATTGGGGGCACAGAACTGGTCAATTATATTCGAACTGAACTCAAATCTGATGTACCCATTATCGTTTTATCAGGATTGCATGATGAGGATACTATTCTTAAAGCATTTGATTTAGGTATTGATGATTACATCATAAAACCTTTTAGCCCAAATGAGTTATCGATACGCATGAAAAGAGTTATTCGAAGAAAA